One window of Neptuniibacter halophilus genomic DNA carries:
- a CDS encoding OmpA/MotB family protein, whose amino-acid sequence MSRLLDSKVTEQEESHWLSVSDLMAGLMMVFLFIAIALMREAFIERDKVKEVAVAYQENQVAIYDALMGEFQSDLQTWDAVIDPHSLTFTFQSPEVLFATGKIDLSSRYKELLRDFFPRYLDVLGKFANSINEVRIEGHTSSVWNSYVSDTEAYFRNMELSQGRTRSVLAYVYDLPESDEQRRWIKKHFAAVGLSSSHPVMNTAGQEDSVRSRRVTFRVITNADIQMRQILELN is encoded by the coding sequence ATGAGCCGGCTTTTGGATTCGAAGGTAACTGAGCAAGAAGAGTCTCATTGGTTATCAGTCTCAGACTTGATGGCTGGGTTGATGATGGTGTTCTTATTTATTGCAATTGCCTTAATGCGGGAAGCGTTTATTGAACGAGACAAGGTTAAAGAGGTAGCCGTTGCTTACCAAGAAAACCAAGTCGCAATATATGATGCACTAATGGGGGAATTCCAGTCTGATCTACAGACTTGGGATGCAGTGATAGATCCCCACTCTTTGACATTTACGTTTCAATCCCCTGAGGTGTTGTTCGCAACAGGAAAGATTGATCTTAGTTCACGCTATAAAGAGCTATTGAGGGATTTTTTCCCTCGGTATCTAGATGTTCTTGGTAAGTTTGCTAATTCAATCAATGAAGTACGTATTGAAGGGCATACTAGTAGCGTCTGGAATAGTTATGTAAGTGATACGGAAGCATATTTTAGAAATATGGAGCTTTCACAGGGAAGGACTCGAAGTGTTCTTGCCTATGTCTATGATCTCCCTGAATCTGATGAACAAAGGCGATGGATAAAGAAACACTTTGCTGCGGTAGGCCTTTCTTCATCTCACCCGGTCATGAATACTGCAGGGCAAGAGGACTCTGTACGTTCAAGGCGAGTTACTTTTCGTGTTATTACTAATGCTGATATCCAGATGCGCCAAATTCTGGAGCTAAATTAA
- a CDS encoding HNH endonuclease, with protein MKLTTDLSGLWANVERMGKFEANFNLQEDHSPDFELDKDLSSTAGLDIQLEDLELENGVLSVKGRQVLLFIPDQGQAIDEVLEGTKEGRKFHVADCKTLNSMRQKNRFNRYKATYNTSGLFKVYGVSYETGDSVEGEAELRVCKNCLSYLNYKGYRHGKGLPKKQIYDEYDISEFLSEYSTLFSSMPDRSQVVDKGGYSDDWAEVSTNYRATVNFCCEQCGVDLNSNKRLLHTHHISGNKRENHPGNLKALCIDCHRKQPHHDYMRVTHENMLFLNGLRREQGLFNISNWNQARNVADKAVDGLLRFYEKNGYPIPEINFIIKNNEQSTFQLEVAWPSLKKGIAISREDIKAGQLYGWNVLSVGEALSEMNQ; from the coding sequence ATGAAGTTAACTACTGATTTATCGGGGCTCTGGGCTAATGTCGAGCGTATGGGGAAGTTTGAAGCCAACTTCAACCTCCAAGAAGATCATTCACCGGATTTTGAGCTAGATAAAGACCTTTCTAGTACTGCTGGTTTGGATATTCAGCTAGAAGATCTAGAGCTTGAGAATGGTGTCCTCAGTGTTAAGGGCCGCCAGGTACTTCTATTTATTCCGGACCAAGGTCAGGCAATCGATGAGGTTCTTGAAGGAACTAAAGAGGGACGTAAGTTCCATGTTGCTGACTGCAAGACTTTGAATTCGATGCGCCAGAAAAACCGCTTTAACAGATATAAAGCGACTTATAACACCAGTGGCCTTTTTAAGGTTTATGGTGTCTCATATGAAACCGGTGATAGTGTTGAAGGTGAAGCAGAATTAAGAGTATGTAAGAACTGTTTATCCTATCTCAATTACAAAGGGTATCGGCACGGGAAGGGGCTTCCTAAAAAGCAAATATATGATGAGTATGATATTTCAGAGTTTTTATCAGAATACAGCACCTTGTTTAGCTCTATGCCCGATCGATCACAGGTTGTGGACAAGGGTGGGTACTCTGACGATTGGGCTGAAGTCTCCACAAATTACCGCGCCACCGTAAATTTCTGTTGTGAACAGTGCGGTGTTGATTTGAATTCTAATAAGCGCCTGTTACACACACACCATATCAGTGGGAATAAAAGAGAGAACCATCCAGGAAATCTCAAAGCACTTTGTATCGATTGCCATCGTAAGCAACCACATCATGACTATATGAGAGTTACTCATGAAAATATGTTGTTTTTGAATGGTCTCAGAAGAGAGCAGGGGCTGTTTAACATCTCAAACTGGAACCAAGCAAGAAATGTCGCTGATAAAGCTGTTGATGGTTTGCTGCGCTTCTATGAAAAGAATGGTTATCCAATACCTGAAATCAACTTTATTATCAAAAATAATGAGCAATCAACGTTTCAGTTAGAGGTGGCATGGCCTTCTCTGAAAAAGGGCATTGCTATAAGCAGGGAAGACATCAAGGCCGGGCAGTTATATGGTTGGAATGTTTTATCAGTGGGTGAAGCTCTTAGCGAAATGAATCAATAG
- a CDS encoding cryptochrome/photolyase family protein → MDTHKQIRSLCLVLGDQLNHDSTLWHDFDPRQDLIALFEVKEESTHPLSSKQRTALFFSSMRHFAEELREKQLPVFYSTIAEQHRSISDALTALIRQQRPEKLRLVLPGDTRVLTDLQTLCKTHDLDLELLADHHFISRPGEFSRWLKKMKQPRMEYWYREMRKTRQILLDEHSKPLGGKWNYDQDNRQTFSHNGPDITALKPLFTPDAITQAAIRDINNHLPQLPGKLDQFSWPVCREQALLALDQFIEQRLPLFGQYQDAMWIDEPFLYHSWLSSSLNLKLLNPMEVIGKAVQALEQGNAPLNSVEGFIRQIIGWREYVRGLYWTHHTDWEQMNWLQHSNRLPNFYWTADTQMKCLQQSISQVLDAGYGHHIQRLMITGLFALLSKVDPQQVHRWYLAMYVDAVAWVEIPNTLGMSQFADGGIVASKPYIASGNYISRMSNYCSRCPYNPKQATGDQACPFTTLYWGFIADNQSWLSQNPRLAMQTKHWENKEAKEKKAILTRRDEVIHSLQIEAE, encoded by the coding sequence ATGGATACTCATAAACAGATTCGCAGCCTTTGTCTGGTACTGGGCGACCAACTCAACCATGACAGCACACTATGGCACGACTTCGACCCCCGGCAGGATCTGATCGCACTGTTCGAAGTGAAAGAGGAATCCACACACCCCCTGTCATCAAAACAGAGAACCGCACTGTTCTTCAGCTCCATGCGTCATTTTGCTGAAGAGCTACGCGAAAAACAGCTCCCCGTTTTTTATTCTACGATTGCTGAACAACACCGCTCCATAAGCGACGCCCTCACAGCTTTGATCCGACAGCAAAGGCCAGAAAAGCTTCGTCTGGTCCTGCCCGGCGATACAAGAGTTCTCACAGACCTGCAAACACTCTGTAAAACTCACGATCTGGATTTAGAACTGCTTGCGGATCATCACTTTATCTCCCGGCCGGGAGAGTTCAGCCGCTGGCTGAAAAAAATGAAACAACCCCGCATGGAATACTGGTATCGCGAGATGAGAAAAACCCGCCAGATCCTGCTGGATGAGCACAGCAAACCCTTAGGGGGAAAGTGGAACTACGATCAGGATAATCGACAGACATTCAGCCACAACGGGCCGGACATCACCGCGCTAAAACCGCTGTTCACACCCGACGCCATCACACAAGCAGCGATCAGAGATATCAACAACCACCTTCCTCAACTGCCGGGGAAGCTGGATCAATTCTCATGGCCGGTCTGTCGTGAACAGGCCCTGCTTGCGCTGGATCAGTTCATCGAACAGCGGCTTCCTCTGTTCGGCCAGTATCAGGATGCGATGTGGATAGATGAGCCTTTCCTCTACCACTCCTGGCTCTCCTCATCCTTGAATCTAAAACTGCTCAACCCTATGGAAGTTATCGGGAAGGCAGTTCAGGCGCTGGAACAAGGAAACGCACCCTTGAACTCGGTCGAAGGGTTTATTCGCCAGATTATTGGCTGGCGGGAATATGTCAGAGGCCTGTACTGGACGCACCATACCGACTGGGAGCAGATGAACTGGCTGCAGCATAGCAACCGGCTACCAAACTTTTACTGGACCGCAGATACGCAGATGAAATGCCTGCAACAAAGCATCTCACAGGTGCTGGACGCCGGTTACGGGCATCATATTCAGCGCCTGATGATCACAGGCCTGTTTGCCCTGCTCAGCAAAGTCGACCCGCAACAGGTCCACCGCTGGTATCTGGCTATGTATGTGGATGCGGTGGCCTGGGTAGAAATTCCCAACACCCTCGGCATGAGCCAGTTTGCCGATGGCGGAATAGTCGCCTCCAAACCCTACATCGCCAGCGGCAACTACATCAGCAGGATGTCGAATTATTGCTCCCGGTGCCCTTACAATCCAAAACAGGCAACAGGCGATCAGGCCTGCCCTTTCACCACACTGTACTGGGGCTTCATCGCCGACAATCAGAGCTGGCTCAGCCAGAACCCCCGACTTGCCATGCAAACAAAACACTGGGAGAACAAGGAAGCTAAAGAGAAAAAAGCCATTCTTACCCGGCGTGATGAGGTAATACATAGCTTACAGATCGAAGCGGAATAA
- a CDS encoding DUF3429 domain-containing protein, which yields MFFADPISRIHQRSGYAGLIPFIGLPVAYQLFGKPLDQWLISYAALIYAFLGGIVWLASLKTDAPKHLSLMAILVMLWGWFWIICPFPFLSQVAGLSFFALWLYEWRFLTSIYPDSFWRLRTQLTVVAGSALIINGFL from the coding sequence ATGTTCTTCGCCGATCCAATATCCCGTATTCACCAACGCTCAGGCTACGCCGGCCTGATCCCCTTTATCGGCCTGCCTGTCGCCTATCAGCTTTTCGGCAAACCCCTCGACCAGTGGCTGATCAGTTATGCCGCGCTGATCTACGCTTTTCTCGGCGGCATCGTCTGGCTTGCCTCTCTTAAAACGGATGCGCCAAAGCACCTCTCCCTTATGGCCATACTGGTGATGCTCTGGGGCTGGTTCTGGATTATTTGTCCCTTTCCTTTTTTATCTCAGGTCGCGGGGCTCTCATTCTTTGCGCTGTGGCTCTACGAATGGCGTTTCCTGACCTCAATCTATCCGGACAGCTTCTGGCGGCTGAGAACACAACTGACGGTGGTTGCCGGGTCTGCTTTGATCATCAACGGCTTTCTCTGA
- a CDS encoding AEC family transporter: MLQLFLLTLPIFILITIGYFAVRAGWVSESALPSLGSYVIKLALPALLFKSMASRPVEESLNFDYMLAYACGSVFLMLIAFTVSTRLRGASCWESAFQGLGSTLANSAFIGLAITGELFGSAAATAVALTMLVDLLILIPLGLIMADLCSGEGDPVQRTLQLFKRTLVNPLVLSIAAGLIVAWQGLSLPAVLEQAIGTLGSSAPAVALFVIGGSLVGSSVSGRLADIGQMTLFKLIFHPAAVALAIWLLPEFDPVMQTLAILMAAMPMASVLSLLGQRYGQTALCASSLVVATALSFMSINLVLIILSQTGRITL, from the coding sequence ATGCTCCAGCTCTTTCTCCTGACTCTGCCCATCTTCATTCTTATCACCATTGGTTATTTTGCAGTCCGCGCCGGCTGGGTCAGTGAATCGGCCCTGCCCTCGCTCGGCTCATACGTGATAAAACTGGCGCTGCCCGCCCTACTGTTTAAATCCATGGCATCGCGTCCTGTGGAAGAGTCACTGAACTTTGATTACATGCTGGCTTATGCGTGCGGCTCAGTTTTTCTGATGTTGATCGCTTTTACTGTCAGCACCCGACTGCGTGGAGCCAGTTGCTGGGAATCTGCCTTTCAGGGATTAGGCTCGACGCTGGCCAACAGCGCTTTTATTGGTCTGGCGATTACCGGAGAGCTGTTCGGCTCAGCAGCGGCAACGGCTGTCGCCCTGACCATGCTGGTAGACCTGCTGATCCTGATTCCGCTGGGGCTGATAATGGCCGACCTTTGCAGTGGCGAGGGCGATCCGGTTCAACGCACCCTGCAACTGTTCAAACGTACTCTGGTTAACCCACTGGTGCTGTCCATTGCCGCAGGCCTGATAGTTGCCTGGCAGGGGCTCAGCCTGCCCGCGGTACTGGAGCAGGCCATTGGCACGCTGGGCAGCTCGGCTCCTGCAGTGGCGCTGTTTGTGATCGGCGGCAGTCTGGTGGGAAGCTCAGTCAGCGGTCGTCTGGCGGATATCGGTCAGATGACCCTGTTTAAGCTGATCTTTCACCCGGCAGCCGTTGCGCTGGCGATCTGGTTGCTGCCGGAATTTGATCCTGTCATGCAGACACTGGCCATTCTGATGGCAGCCATGCCCATGGCCAGCGTCCTCTCTCTGCTGGGGCAGCGCTATGGCCAGACGGCCCTGTGTGCGTCATCACTGGTGGTCGCTACCGCCCTCTCATTTATGAGCATCAATCTGGTATTGATCATCCTGAGCCAGACCGGCCGTATCACACTCTGA
- a CDS encoding DUF2878 domain-containing protein yields the protein MSANFWINLIGFQMLWWMSILLGDSAHLPVVLLLLGHFLFHPQADIELLVVSFTALTGFCVDLLLTLGGFFYFDSSSALPPLWLLLLWVGFCCTLRQSLSYFSGRYLLASCAGAVAGSSTYLAAVSLGAVSLSVSWWAGGLVLLFIWALLFPALMLISDRVEKRYAMQNV from the coding sequence ATGTCGGCTAATTTTTGGATAAACCTTATCGGATTTCAGATGCTCTGGTGGATGAGTATTCTGCTGGGCGATAGCGCGCATCTGCCGGTTGTTCTCTTGCTGCTGGGGCATTTTCTGTTTCACCCTCAGGCCGATATTGAGTTGCTGGTTGTCTCTTTTACCGCGCTGACCGGTTTCTGTGTTGATCTGTTGCTGACGCTGGGCGGGTTCTTTTATTTCGATTCATCTTCTGCTCTGCCACCACTCTGGTTGCTTTTGCTCTGGGTGGGCTTCTGTTGCACGCTGCGCCAGAGCCTCAGCTATTTTTCCGGTCGCTATCTGCTGGCGTCCTGTGCCGGAGCCGTCGCCGGTAGCTCAACCTATCTGGCTGCTGTGAGTCTCGGTGCTGTTTCACTGAGTGTTTCCTGGTGGGCAGGCGGGCTGGTGCTTTTGTTCATCTGGGCGTTGCTCTTTCCGGCATTAATGCTAATCAGTGATCGTGTGGAGAAGCGTTATGCGATGCAGAATGTTTAG
- a CDS encoding DUF3833 domain-containing protein produces the protein MNLSKVALCSVSLMLSGCAASLEDYRQVEPRLELNQFFEGYLEAYGIVQDYRGAVVRRFRADMIGQWQGQQGVLDEQFWFADGETQHRCWRLNKQGQRYTGTAGDVLGQAEGRVAGNALNWQYQLLLPVSGREWTVSLNDWMYLIDEDNLINRAVMTKFGIEVGQITLYIRKLNQPPVRAMTSGCKLTGVNHEQ, from the coding sequence GTGAATCTGAGTAAAGTGGCGTTGTGTAGTGTGAGCCTGATGCTTTCTGGTTGTGCGGCCAGTCTGGAGGATTACCGTCAGGTTGAACCCCGGCTGGAGCTGAATCAGTTTTTCGAGGGTTATCTCGAGGCGTATGGGATTGTTCAGGATTATCGGGGCGCGGTGGTCAGGCGCTTCAGAGCAGACATGATCGGGCAATGGCAGGGTCAGCAGGGGGTGCTTGATGAGCAGTTTTGGTTTGCCGATGGTGAAACCCAGCACCGGTGCTGGCGTTTAAATAAGCAGGGGCAACGGTACACCGGTACCGCAGGTGACGTGCTCGGGCAGGCCGAAGGCCGGGTAGCCGGAAACGCACTGAATTGGCAATACCAACTATTACTGCCGGTTTCCGGGCGAGAGTGGACAGTGAGTTTAAATGACTGGATGTATCTGATCGATGAGGACAACCTGATAAACCGCGCAGTGATGACAAAATTTGGTATTGAGGTGGGGCAGATCACGCTCTATATCCGCAAGCTGAATCAGCCGCCTGTGCGTGCAATGACATCCGGCTGCAAGCTGACCGGAGTGAATCATGAGCAGTAA
- a CDS encoding SDR family NAD(P)-dependent oxidoreductase: MSSKEIPWTRVWVTGAGKGIGAALAIRLCQMGLTVYATSRTEDDLLKLRQDAAGEAGEIIPVPLDITRPEQIAERMQHWDHEGSFPDLVILNAGTHDPFPAQAFSAERCRRLLAVNLQGSINCLEPVLKRFIAKGEGQIAVMASVAGYRGLPTAAAYGASKAALINLCEALCLDLQGTGVKLQLINPGFVRTPLTDKNDFAMPALLESEDAAERIIRGLLQDRFEICFPKRFTYVLKLLRLLPYRLYLWLIGKSVRVPDSAKGD; the protein is encoded by the coding sequence ATGAGCAGTAAAGAAATACCCTGGACGCGCGTATGGGTGACAGGCGCAGGCAAAGGCATCGGGGCGGCCCTGGCGATCCGTTTATGTCAGATGGGGTTAACGGTTTATGCCACCTCCCGGACAGAGGATGACCTTCTGAAACTAAGGCAGGATGCGGCAGGCGAAGCCGGAGAGATTATTCCTGTGCCACTGGATATTACCCGGCCTGAACAGATCGCAGAACGGATGCAGCACTGGGATCACGAAGGCAGTTTTCCTGATCTGGTGATCCTTAATGCGGGTACACATGACCCATTCCCTGCGCAGGCGTTTTCGGCTGAACGTTGCCGGCGGTTGCTGGCGGTTAATCTGCAGGGCAGCATCAATTGCCTGGAGCCGGTCCTGAAACGCTTTATCGCAAAGGGTGAAGGGCAGATCGCGGTAATGGCCTCTGTTGCCGGTTACCGTGGCCTGCCGACGGCGGCAGCTTACGGGGCCAGCAAAGCGGCATTGATTAATCTCTGTGAAGCGCTCTGTCTGGATCTGCAGGGCACAGGCGTGAAGTTGCAACTGATCAACCCGGGGTTTGTCAGAACGCCATTGACCGATAAGAACGATTTTGCCATGCCGGCACTGCTGGAATCGGAGGACGCGGCTGAGCGGATTATTCGGGGGTTGCTGCAGGATCGTTTCGAGATCTGTTTCCCGAAACGCTTTACTTACGTGCTGAAGTTATTGCGTTTACTGCCTTATCGCCTCTACCTGTGGCTGATCGGGAAAAGTGTCAGGGTGCCTGATTCGGCAAAGGGGGATTAG